From Fibrobacter sp. UWEL, a single genomic window includes:
- a CDS encoding M17 family metallopeptidase, producing MKINIVKAASGKANVSALFFVKQSVQFSNIISEAATVQVESVLKGMVDGPFEDLELLEIDGTSTIFVNAAKERGISSLDHLRMAAYRLAKKAMARQIPVVNIMLADAADEQFKAIAHGLNSANYKFDAYKSKQKDNFQVTFEIVAGDKSSDFKAIEEEVAVEQTAVTLAKNLVNTPAADLTPEDFVENAKTIAKYTPGLSIKVRDVKQLEKEGFMGHVTVGKGSERPPYMVTISYDGTKSSSRAGKKSERTSADHLVLVGKGLCFDTGGLCLKPPKSMPEMISDMTGAATVLAAIQAIATLKLPLKVSAVLCLAENAIGNKSVLPGDIFTAKNGKTVMVDNTDAEGRLVLSDGLAEAGLIGATHIVDLATLTGAMVRALGYAIAGFFSNDDPLALNIINSGEASCEKFWSMPLEEEYADGLKDKFADLKNTGSDAGAISAALFLQEFVPADTAWAHLDIAGTAFVTKKWKYTEYGATGFGVQTLIELARRMSNATAASEEYKEI from the coding sequence ATGAAGATTAATATTGTCAAAGCAGCCTCGGGCAAGGCAAATGTTTCTGCCCTCTTTTTCGTAAAGCAGTCTGTTCAATTTTCCAATATTATTAGCGAAGCAGCTACCGTCCAGGTAGAATCCGTCCTGAAGGGAATGGTCGATGGGCCCTTCGAAGACCTGGAACTTCTTGAAATTGATGGAACCTCCACCATCTTCGTGAACGCCGCCAAGGAACGTGGCATTTCCAGTCTGGATCACCTGCGCATGGCAGCCTATCGCCTGGCCAAGAAGGCCATGGCCCGCCAGATTCCCGTGGTAAACATTATGCTTGCGGACGCAGCCGACGAACAGTTCAAGGCAATCGCCCACGGTTTGAACAGTGCCAACTACAAGTTTGACGCCTACAAGAGTAAGCAGAAGGATAATTTCCAGGTCACTTTTGAAATCGTCGCAGGTGACAAGTCTAGTGATTTTAAGGCCATCGAAGAAGAAGTTGCTGTGGAACAGACCGCAGTTACTCTAGCCAAGAATTTGGTAAACACTCCGGCAGCAGACCTGACTCCCGAAGACTTCGTGGAAAATGCAAAGACCATCGCCAAGTATACTCCAGGCCTTTCCATCAAGGTTCGTGACGTAAAACAGCTGGAAAAGGAAGGCTTCATGGGTCACGTTACCGTGGGTAAGGGCAGCGAGCGTCCTCCCTACATGGTAACCATTTCCTATGACGGCACCAAAAGTTCTTCTCGCGCAGGCAAGAAGAGCGAAAGAACCTCCGCCGACCATCTGGTTCTGGTAGGTAAAGGCCTTTGCTTCGATACAGGCGGTCTCTGCCTGAAGCCGCCTAAATCCATGCCCGAAATGATCAGCGACATGACAGGGGCCGCTACGGTCCTAGCAGCCATCCAGGCCATAGCCACCTTGAAGTTGCCCCTGAAGGTTAGTGCAGTTCTCTGCCTGGCAGAAAACGCCATCGGAAACAAGTCCGTGCTTCCCGGCGATATCTTTACCGCCAAGAATGGCAAGACGGTGATGGTGGACAACACCGACGCAGAAGGCCGCCTTGTCCTCAGTGACGGCCTGGCAGAAGCAGGTCTTATCGGCGCCACCCACATTGTGGATCTGGCCACCTTGACAGGCGCCATGGTCCGCGCTCTGGGATACGCCATTGCAGGCTTCTTCAGCAATGACGATCCTCTGGCACTGAACATCATTAACTCCGGCGAAGCATCCTGTGAAAAATTCTGGAGCATGCCTCTGGAAGAAGAATACGCAGATGGCCTAAAGGATAAATTCGCTGATTTGAAGAATACAGGCTCCGACGCTGGCGCCATCAGTGCAGCCCTGTTCCTCCAGGAATTCGTCCCGGCAGATACCGCATGGGCTCACTTGGATATTGCAGGCACCGCCTTTGTTACCAAGAAGTGGAAATACACCGAATATGGCGCCACCGGCTTTGGTGTACAGACTTTAATTGAACTTGCACGCAGGATGTCCAACGCCACCGCCGCATCCGAAGAATACAAGGAGATTTAA
- a CDS encoding GGDEF domain-containing protein, translated as MVFLIVYDRYCSQFRKGKDFFFKFALASLAHCVFALVTEITVNMEWIPKIVNDVCHLMLFFFALLFSIFYFEYALSLVYLRGRIPKNVKAIYYSVAAVVFVATILSPLEYIQGSYTRYSHGVGPFLTFGLAFLFLIVADIVIILNKKWVRESTTKVLVPLSIVSMCLMALQILVPEFFFTAPAMTLIAAAIFFAIENPVGKFKEKAFIDQKAKIWNRNCYEYDVENRVSDRMKKGDSLIYVMGDVNGLKTVNDNLGHADGDLLIKRIASNLQQNLKSAYRVYRVGGDEFVALYFDTPLETVREEVDGAVGCCREIEMGSNIPVGISVGYAEGMTGESIRNVAKRAEKMMYEAKCNYYRESGFDRRKV; from the coding sequence ATGGTATTTCTGATCGTCTATGACCGGTATTGTTCGCAGTTCAGAAAGGGCAAGGACTTCTTCTTCAAGTTCGCCCTGGCCAGTCTTGCCCATTGCGTTTTCGCTCTTGTAACCGAGATTACGGTGAATATGGAATGGATTCCGAAGATTGTGAATGACGTCTGTCACCTGATGTTGTTCTTCTTTGCGTTGCTGTTCTCCATCTTTTACTTTGAATATGCCCTGTCCTTGGTTTACCTTCGTGGGCGAATCCCAAAGAATGTCAAGGCGATATACTATTCCGTTGCTGCGGTAGTTTTTGTGGCCACCATCCTGTCTCCCTTGGAATATATCCAGGGCTCCTATACAAGGTATAGTCACGGAGTGGGCCCATTCTTAACCTTTGGCCTGGCATTCCTATTCCTTATCGTTGCAGATATTGTCATTATCTTGAACAAGAAGTGGGTTCGTGAATCCACTACCAAGGTCCTTGTTCCGCTGTCCATCGTATCCATGTGTTTGATGGCCCTGCAGATTCTAGTGCCAGAATTTTTCTTTACGGCTCCGGCAATGACTCTGATTGCTGCAGCAATTTTCTTTGCCATTGAAAATCCCGTAGGCAAATTCAAGGAAAAGGCCTTTATCGATCAAAAGGCTAAAATCTGGAACCGCAATTGCTATGAGTACGATGTGGAAAACAGAGTCTCAGATCGAATGAAGAAAGGCGATAGCCTAATCTACGTGATGGGTGATGTCAATGGGCTGAAGACTGTCAATGACAATCTGGGACATGCGGATGGAGACCTTCTCATCAAGAGAATTGCCTCGAATTTACAGCAGAACTTAAAGTCCGCCTATCGAGTCTATAGGGTGGGCGGCGATGAATTTGTTGCCCTATACTTTGATACCCCGCTGGAAACGGTTCGTGAAGAAGTGGATGGGGCGGTCGGGTGTTGCCGCGAGATCGAAATGGGCTCGAATATCCCTGTGGGAATCTCTGTAGGATATGCGGAAGGAATGACGGGGGAATCCATCCGAAACGTTGCGAAACGTGCTGAAAAGATGATGTACGAAGCCAAGTGTAACTACTACCGCGAAAGTGGCTTTGACCGCAGAAAAGTTTAG
- the gap gene encoding type I glyceraldehyde-3-phosphate dehydrogenase, with amino-acid sequence MALKLGINGFGRIGRMVFRAAVENFSKDIQVVGINDLLSVDYLAYMLKYDSVHGKFEHEVSFEAGDKNYLIVDGNKIQIFAERDPLNITWGALQADVVVESTGFFLTDELARKHIQAGAKKVIMSAPSKDATPMFVYGVNHNTYAGQDIISNASCTTNCLAPISKVLDEKFGIVRGLMTTVHAATATQKTVDGPSMKDWRGGRGILENIIPSSTGAAKAVGKVLPQLNGKLTGMSLRVPTSDVSFVDLTCELKTAATYEEICAAMKAASEGELKGILGYTDEALVSTDFRNDSRTSIFDVKAGIQLDPTFVKVCAWYDNEWGYSNKVCEMARVITK; translated from the coding sequence ATGGCTCTCAAACTCGGTATCAATGGTTTCGGTCGTATCGGCCGTATGGTGTTCCGCGCTGCTGTGGAAAACTTCTCTAAGGACATTCAGGTTGTCGGTATCAATGACCTCCTCTCTGTCGACTACCTCGCATACATGCTGAAGTATGACTCCGTTCACGGCAAGTTCGAACACGAAGTTTCCTTCGAAGCTGGCGACAAGAACTACCTCATCGTTGATGGCAACAAGATCCAGATCTTCGCAGAACGCGATCCTCTGAACATCACTTGGGGCGCTCTCCAGGCTGACGTCGTTGTTGAATCCACCGGTTTCTTCCTGACCGACGAACTCGCTCGCAAGCACATCCAGGCTGGCGCTAAGAAGGTTATCATGTCTGCTCCTTCTAAGGACGCTACCCCGATGTTCGTTTACGGTGTTAACCACAACACCTATGCTGGCCAGGACATCATCTCTAACGCTTCCTGCACCACCAACTGCTTGGCTCCGATTTCCAAGGTTCTCGACGAAAAGTTCGGCATCGTCCGTGGCCTCATGACCACCGTTCACGCTGCAACTGCTACTCAGAAGACTGTTGACGGTCCTTCCATGAAGGATTGGCGCGGTGGCCGTGGCATTCTCGAAAACATCATTCCTTCCTCCACTGGCGCTGCAAAGGCTGTGGGTAAGGTTCTTCCTCAGCTCAACGGCAAGCTCACCGGTATGTCCCTCCGCGTTCCTACCTCTGACGTTTCCTTCGTTGACCTGACTTGCGAACTCAAGACTGCTGCTACCTACGAAGAAATCTGCGCTGCTATGAAGGCTGCTTCTGAAGGCGAACTCAAGGGTATCCTCGGTTACACCGACGAAGCTCTCGTTTCTACCGACTTCCGCAACGATTCTCGCACCTCCATCTTCGACGTCAAGGCTGGCATCCAGCTCGACCCGACCTTCGTGAAGGTTTGCGCATGGTACGATAACGAATGGGGCTACAGCAACAAGGTTTGCGAAATGGCTCGCGTTATCACCAAGTAA
- a CDS encoding FprA family A-type flavoprotein has translation MFSYEMKVTDTIKYVGVNDHEIDLFEGQFEVPLGMAYNSYVILDEQIAVMDSVDQNFGEQWLANIAAVIGDKQPAYLVVHHMEMDHSANIQLFMEKYPAAKIVASKMAFTMMKNFFGTDYADRQVVAGEGTKIELGAHTLNFVTAANVHWPEVIMSYESSEKVLFSADAFGKFGANDVEDPEGWACEARRYYFGIVGKFGANAQAVLAKLAGIQVEKICALHGPTIIGEVETYLNYYKIWTNYDVESEGVMIAYTSVYGNTKKAVEQLADILKAKGCKKVVVADLAREDTYENIENAFRYGKLVLATTTYNTGVFPKMREFIDHLLERNYQKRTVAFMENGSWAPAAAKNMAAMFEGAKDITVAQNKVSIKIAVKPENVAQMEKMADELLA, from the coding sequence ATGTTCTCTTACGAAATGAAAGTGACCGATACCATCAAGTATGTTGGCGTAAACGACCACGAAATTGACCTGTTCGAAGGCCAGTTCGAAGTACCCCTGGGCATGGCCTACAACTCCTATGTAATCCTGGACGAACAGATTGCCGTGATGGATTCCGTGGACCAGAACTTCGGCGAACAGTGGCTCGCCAATATTGCCGCAGTCATCGGCGACAAGCAGCCTGCCTATCTGGTGGTGCACCACATGGAAATGGACCATTCCGCAAACATCCAGCTGTTCATGGAAAAGTATCCTGCAGCAAAGATCGTTGCTTCCAAGATGGCTTTCACCATGATGAAGAATTTCTTTGGTACCGACTACGCCGACCGTCAGGTTGTAGCTGGCGAAGGCACCAAGATCGAACTGGGCGCACACACCCTGAATTTCGTCACCGCAGCCAACGTTCACTGGCCCGAAGTCATCATGAGCTACGAATCCAGCGAAAAAGTCCTGTTCTCTGCAGACGCCTTCGGTAAGTTCGGCGCAAACGACGTGGAAGACCCGGAAGGCTGGGCCTGCGAAGCCCGCCGCTACTACTTCGGCATCGTAGGCAAGTTCGGCGCAAACGCCCAGGCAGTTCTCGCAAAGCTTGCCGGCATCCAAGTGGAAAAGATCTGCGCCCTCCACGGTCCCACCATCATCGGCGAAGTGGAAACCTACCTGAACTATTACAAGATCTGGACCAACTACGACGTAGAATCCGAAGGCGTCATGATCGCCTACACCTCCGTCTATGGCAACACCAAGAAAGCTGTGGAACAGCTGGCCGACATCCTGAAGGCCAAGGGCTGCAAGAAGGTCGTGGTGGCAGATCTCGCCCGCGAAGACACCTACGAAAACATCGAGAACGCCTTCCGTTACGGCAAGCTGGTTCTTGCAACCACCACCTACAACACCGGCGTGTTCCCCAAGATGCGTGAATTCATCGACCACCTGCTGGAACGCAATTACCAGAAGCGCACCGTCGCCTTTATGGAAAACGGTTCCTGGGCCCCTGCCGCCGCAAAGAATATGGCCGCCATGTTCGAAGGCGCAAAGGACATTACCGTTGCCCAGAACAAGGTCAGCATCAAGATCGCTGTGAAGCCCGAAAACGTCGCCCAGATGGAAAAAATGGCCGACGAACTGCTGGCCTAG
- a CDS encoding GGDEF domain-containing protein, protein MLKATFKWCKDYVLNAQTDPRDFPKIKDAVARSNQQALHAFSRIAVVMFALALIVFSGLSVDAKMSQNLGYAFGFVTSLIIFFVNKFLVPKYPKLLIWLVYLFNLCLFGFGFILAFVATPNQLTISLLIMFAIVPMFFTVRPPVTIIMYFVLGLIFVHLVALFKPADMRVLEVANMLVYSSVGLILGMYMMRIRLERFIFENRVEELTNQEQMTRYLKSISTIYLCMHHADLKTGLYAEIRSTKDLNQVLNSSLDRDFGRQVVRGIEFSADPDFKDAAIRFVDVSTVAERLKGKRTITHEYLSKKGAWCRARYVNVDYDKKGELPRFVLFAVEDIDEQKRREKELISQAETDAMTGLLNRNGGVSKIKEALHEDKRGLLCLFDVDKFKYVNDNFGHQTGDKVIIAVAEAMRRTFRDGDILLRLGGDEYMVFLNKVITEEQGCLAFGRFFAELSNAVIEGHEDYQISVSLGATFYRGGKVDFNELYQQADSCTYESKKIEGRSFTFFRQK, encoded by the coding sequence GTGTTAAAAGCAACTTTTAAATGGTGTAAGGATTACGTACTAAACGCCCAGACGGATCCCAGGGATTTCCCGAAGATCAAGGACGCTGTAGCCCGTAGTAACCAGCAGGCCCTGCATGCCTTCTCCCGTATTGCAGTGGTGATGTTCGCTTTGGCCTTGATTGTTTTTTCTGGGTTAAGCGTTGATGCTAAAATGTCCCAGAACCTTGGGTATGCTTTTGGCTTTGTTACCTCCCTGATTATCTTTTTCGTTAACAAGTTCCTTGTACCCAAATATCCCAAACTTTTGATATGGTTGGTGTATTTGTTTAACTTATGCTTGTTTGGATTTGGCTTTATTTTGGCCTTTGTGGCGACTCCTAACCAGTTGACCATCTCCTTACTGATCATGTTTGCCATTGTGCCCATGTTCTTTACGGTGCGTCCGCCGGTTACCATTATCATGTATTTTGTGTTGGGACTTATTTTTGTCCATCTGGTTGCATTATTCAAGCCTGCGGATATGCGGGTTCTTGAAGTTGCAAATATGCTGGTTTATAGCAGCGTGGGCCTGATTCTCGGCATGTACATGATGCGAATCAGACTGGAACGTTTCATTTTCGAAAACCGTGTGGAAGAACTGACCAATCAGGAGCAGATGACCCGCTACCTGAAGTCCATCTCGACCATTTATCTCTGTATGCACCATGCGGATTTGAAAACGGGTCTCTATGCAGAAATCCGCAGTACCAAGGATTTGAATCAGGTTCTGAATAGCTCGTTGGATCGTGACTTTGGTCGCCAGGTGGTTCGCGGTATTGAATTTAGCGCCGATCCTGATTTCAAGGATGCCGCTATTCGATTTGTGGACGTATCCACCGTAGCGGAACGCCTTAAAGGCAAGCGAACCATTACCCACGAATACTTGTCCAAGAAAGGCGCTTGGTGTCGTGCTCGTTACGTGAATGTGGATTATGACAAGAAGGGGGAACTGCCTCGTTTCGTTCTGTTTGCAGTGGAAGATATTGATGAACAGAAACGTCGCGAAAAGGAATTGATTTCCCAGGCGGAAACCGATGCCATGACCGGTCTTTTAAATCGTAATGGGGGCGTATCCAAGATTAAGGAAGCTCTCCATGAGGATAAGAGAGGCTTGCTCTGTCTTTTTGACGTAGACAAGTTCAAGTATGTAAACGATAACTTTGGACATCAGACCGGCGATAAGGTGATCATCGCTGTTGCAGAAGCCATGCGCCGAACCTTCCGTGATGGAGATATCCTCTTGAGACTTGGTGGGGACGAATATATGGTGTTCCTGAACAAGGTCATTACAGAAGAACAGGGATGTCTTGCCTTCGGTCGTTTCTTTGCGGAACTGTCCAATGCCGTGATTGAAGGTCACGAAGATTATCAAATCAGCGTAAGTCTCGGTGCTACCTTCTATAGAGGCGGTAAGGTGGACTTCAACGAACTTTACCAGCAGGCGGACTCCTGTACCTACGAAAGCAAGAAGATTGAAGGACGTTCCTTTACCTTCTTCCGCCAAAAGTAA
- the guaA gene encoding glutamine-hydrolyzing GMP synthase — MKNVDTIAVLDFGGQYAHLIANRVRRLGVFTEIHSPNCDVSELEGVKGIIYSGGPSSVYAADAPEYNPEILSLPVPKLGICYGHQLIAQQLGGHVEPGKVKEYGIADLIVGDEKCPILKDLPKASPMWMSHGDQVTKLPEGYRIVASTKDCEIAAVAFDERKIYGIQFHPEVTHSKFGMKLLENFIDITGAQKTWNMHSYLPLITARIQEQVKDRKVFLLVSGGVDSTVAFVLLNRVLGPEKVLGLHVDNGMMRLGESQKIMDFLKAEGMNNLQIRDASEHFLAKLKGVTAPETKRGIIGKEFLVVKDEEMAKLNLDPNQWMMAQGTIYPDTIESGGTKNADKIKTHHNRVQEVLDLMEKGLVLEPLADLYKDEVRALGEELGIPHNLVWRHPFPGPGLGVRLLCSDGVLTDDMVKFEDVKDTQGGSLADYLKANNISGRMLPIKSVGVQGDGRTYAQPFLLTTAGLSWKDCEKFSTELANRFKAINRVIYQIGTVADEDPKLVEQFATRENFDTLRKFDDICTTFLQENKLYEEIWQMPVVSVPLRTAGKPCIVMRPVNSTEAMTANFAEIDQGMLAGLWRKFEAVGAGSLWYDVTHKPPGTIEWE; from the coding sequence ATGAAGAATGTAGATACTATTGCCGTTCTCGATTTTGGTGGTCAGTACGCCCACTTGATCGCAAACCGTGTCCGCCGTCTCGGCGTTTTCACCGAAATTCACTCCCCTAACTGCGACGTTTCCGAACTGGAAGGCGTTAAGGGCATTATTTATTCCGGTGGTCCCTCCAGCGTTTACGCAGCCGATGCTCCGGAATACAATCCCGAAATTTTGAGCCTGCCGGTACCCAAGCTGGGTATCTGCTACGGTCATCAGCTCATCGCCCAGCAGTTGGGCGGTCATGTTGAACCGGGCAAGGTCAAAGAATACGGTATTGCCGACTTGATCGTTGGCGACGAAAAGTGCCCCATCTTGAAGGACCTGCCCAAGGCCTCCCCCATGTGGATGAGCCATGGCGACCAGGTGACCAAGCTGCCCGAAGGCTACCGCATTGTGGCTAGCACCAAGGACTGCGAAATTGCAGCAGTTGCATTCGACGAACGCAAGATCTACGGCATCCAGTTCCACCCCGAAGTGACCCACAGTAAGTTCGGCATGAAGCTTCTCGAAAACTTCATCGACATTACCGGCGCACAGAAGACCTGGAACATGCACAGCTATCTGCCCCTCATTACCGCCCGCATCCAGGAACAGGTGAAGGACCGCAAGGTATTCCTGCTGGTTTCCGGCGGTGTGGACTCCACGGTGGCATTCGTTCTATTGAACCGCGTGCTTGGCCCCGAAAAGGTTCTGGGCCTCCATGTGGACAACGGCATGATGCGTCTGGGCGAATCCCAGAAGATCATGGACTTCCTCAAGGCCGAAGGCATGAACAACCTCCAGATCCGCGACGCCAGCGAACACTTCCTGGCAAAGTTGAAGGGCGTTACCGCTCCGGAAACCAAGCGCGGCATCATCGGCAAGGAATTCCTGGTCGTCAAGGACGAAGAAATGGCCAAGCTGAACCTTGACCCCAACCAGTGGATGATGGCTCAGGGTACCATTTACCCCGACACCATCGAATCTGGTGGCACCAAGAACGCCGACAAGATCAAGACCCACCACAACCGCGTCCAGGAAGTTCTGGACCTGATGGAAAAGGGTCTGGTTCTTGAACCTCTGGCAGACCTTTACAAGGACGAAGTCCGCGCCCTTGGCGAAGAACTGGGAATTCCCCACAACCTCGTCTGGCGTCATCCCTTCCCGGGTCCGGGTCTGGGCGTCCGCCTGCTCTGCAGCGATGGCGTTCTGACTGACGACATGGTGAAGTTTGAAGACGTGAAGGACACTCAGGGCGGCTCCCTGGCCGACTACCTGAAGGCAAACAACATTTCTGGCCGCATGCTCCCCATCAAGAGCGTTGGCGTTCAGGGCGATGGCCGTACTTACGCACAGCCGTTCCTGTTGACTACCGCCGGCCTCAGCTGGAAGGATTGCGAAAAGTTCTCCACCGAACTGGCAAACCGCTTTAAGGCCATCAACCGCGTGATCTATCAGATTGGTACTGTGGCTGATGAAGATCCGAAGCTGGTGGAACAGTTCGCTACCCGCGAAAACTTCGACACCCTCCGCAAGTTCGATGATATCTGCACTACCTTCTTGCAGGAAAACAAGCTGTACGAAGAAATCTGGCAGATGCCCGTTGTGTCTGTGCCGCTGCGCACCGCAGGCAAGCCCTGCATCGTGATGCGCCCGGTGAACTCCACCGAAGCCATGACCGCAAACTTCGCTGAAATTGACCAGGGCATGCTCGCAGGCCTCTGGCGCAAGTTCGAAGCGGTCGGTGCCGGCTCCCTCTGGTACGACGTCACCCACAAGCCTCCTGGAACTATCGAGTGGGAGTAA